The Benincasa hispida cultivar B227 chromosome 9, ASM972705v1, whole genome shotgun sequence genome has a segment encoding these proteins:
- the LOC120084446 gene encoding serine/threonine-protein kinase 38-like isoform X1, which produces MDSARSWFNKLQPRDRLRGSTKKKDNSMGECEDCTATDQMDEEALSNITKQKVAAAKQYIENHYKEQMKNLQERKERRNILEKKLADADVSEEDQNNLLKFLEKKETEYMRLQRHKMGVDDFDLLTIIGKGAFGEVRVCREKTTGQVYAMKKLKKSEMLRRGQVEHVRAERNLLAEVDSNCIVKLYCSFQDDEFLYLIMEYLPGGDMMTLLMRKDTLTEDEARFYVGEIVLAIESIHKHNYIHRDIKPDNLLLDKFGHLRLSDFGLCKPLDCSTLQEQDFDVGSVHNGAGQSDERNATPRTQQEQLQHWQKNRRMLAYSTVGTPDYIAPEVLLKKGYGMECDWWSLGAIMYEMLVGYPPFYSDDPMSTCRKIVNWRTHLKFPDEAKLSPLAKDLISRLLCNVNQRLGTNGADEIKVHPWFEGTEWDRLYQMEAAFVPEVKDELDTQNFEKFEESDAQSSSSSKTGPWRKMLSSKDINFVGYTYKNFEIVNDYQLPGMAELKKKCSKPKRPSIKTLFDGESEAADASDTPSHSQHSGGSFSNSMTSPKLDEVEMRKESM; this is translated from the exons ATGGATTCGGCTAGGAGTTGGTTTAATAAGCTTCAGCCAAGAGATAGGTTGAGGGGTTCTACAAAGAAGAAGGATAATAGTATGGGAGAGTGTGAGGATTGTACTGCTACTGATCAAATGGATGAAGAAGCGCTTTCTAATATCACTAAGCAGAAAGTTGCTGCGGCaaagcagtatattgagaatCATTACAAGGAGCAAATGAAGAATCTGCAGGAGAGAAAGGAAag ACGaaatattttggaaaagaagTTGGCTGATGCTGATGTTTCTGAAGAAGATCAAAACAATTTACTTAAATTCTTAGAGAAGAAGGAAACTGAATATATGCGCCTCCAAAGGCACAAAATGGGTGTCGATGATTTCGATTTACTAACAATTATTGGCAAAGGTGCTTTTGGGGAG GTTCGTGTTTGTAGAGAGAAGACTACAGGTCAGGTGTATGCGATGAAAAAGCTTAAAAAATCAGAGATGCTCCGAAGGGGCCAG GTGGAGCATGTGAGAGCTGAAAGAAATCTGCTTGCTGAAGTAGACAGCAATTGCATTGTGAAACTCTATTGTTCTTTTCAAGATGATGAGTTTCTATATCTTATTATGGAGTACCTACCTGGTGGAGATATGATGACTTTATTGATGAGAAAGGATACTTTGACTGAAGATGAAGCAAGGTTTTACGTTGGAGAGATAGTTTTGGCTATTGAATCTATTCATAAGCACAATTACATTCATAG AGATATTAAGCCCGACAACTTGCTGCTTGATAAATTTGGGCACTTGAGACTCTCAGACTTTGGACTATGCAAACCATTAGATTGCAGTACACTCCAAGAACAAGATTTTGATGTAGGGAGTGTCCATAATGGAGCTGGACAAAGTGATGAGCGCAATGCAACTCCCCGTACCCAACAAGAGCAACTACAACATTGGCAGAAGAATCGAAGAATGCTT GCTTATTCAACAGTTGGAACACCAGATTATATTGCTCCAGAGGTTTTGTTGAAGAAAGGTTATGGCATGGAATGTGACTG GTGGTCACTTGGAGCTATTATGTATGAAATGCTTGTTGGCTACCCACCTTTTTACTCTGATGATCCAATGTCGACATGTCGGAAG ATAGTGAACTGGAGAACTCATTTGAAGTTCCCTGACGAGGCAAAGCTATCTCCCTTGGCAAAAGATCTCATCAGCAGACTGCTATGCAATGTTAACCAGAGGCTCGGTACAAATGGCGCAGATGAAATTAAG GTTCATCCGTGGTTTGAAGGTACTGAATGGGATAGACTATACCAAATGGAAGCTGCATTTGTTCCTGAGGTTAAAGATGAGCTAGAcactcaaaattttgaaaagtttgaaGAG TCTGACGCGCAAAGCAGTTCTTCATCTAAAACTGGTCCATGGAGAAAG ATGCTTTCATCGAAGGACATCAACTTTGTTGGATATACTTATAAGAACTTTGAAATTGTCAACGATTATCAATTGCCTGGGATGG CtgaattgaagaaaaaatgCAGCAAACCAAAAAGACCGTCAATCAAGACACTCTTTG ATGGCGAGTCGGAGGCAGCAGATGCATCTGATACACCTAGTCATAGTCAGCACTCTGGAGGTAGCTTTTCGAACTCAATGACATCTCCTAAACTGGATGAAGTTGAAATGAGGAAAGAGTCGATGTAA
- the LOC120084446 gene encoding serine/threonine-protein kinase 38-like isoform X2 — translation MDSARSWFNKLQPRDRLRGSTKKKDNSMGECEDCTATDQMDEEALSNITKQKVAAAKQYIENHYKEQMKNLQERKERRNILEKKLADADVSEEDQNNLLKFLEKKETEYMRLQRHKMGVDDFDLLTIIGKGAFGEVRVCREKTTGQVYAMKKLKKSEMLRRGQVEHVRAERNLLAEVDSNCIVKLYCSFQDDEFLYLIMEYLPGGDMMTLLMRKDTLTEDEARFYVGEIVLAIESIHKHNYIHRDIKPDNLLLDKFGHLRLSDFGLCKPLDCSTLQEQDFDVGSVHNGAGQSDERNATPRTQQEQLQHWQKNRRMLAYSTVGTPDYIAPEVLLKKGYGMECDWWSLGAIMYEMLVGYPPFYSDDPMSTCRKIVNWRTHLKFPDEAKLSPLAKDLISRLLCNVNQRLGTNGADEIKVHPWFEGTEWDRLYQMEAAFVPEVKDELDTQNFEKFEESDAQSSSSSKTGPWRKRSSLLNSLRRRESIASTEICTIFY, via the exons ATGGATTCGGCTAGGAGTTGGTTTAATAAGCTTCAGCCAAGAGATAGGTTGAGGGGTTCTACAAAGAAGAAGGATAATAGTATGGGAGAGTGTGAGGATTGTACTGCTACTGATCAAATGGATGAAGAAGCGCTTTCTAATATCACTAAGCAGAAAGTTGCTGCGGCaaagcagtatattgagaatCATTACAAGGAGCAAATGAAGAATCTGCAGGAGAGAAAGGAAag ACGaaatattttggaaaagaagTTGGCTGATGCTGATGTTTCTGAAGAAGATCAAAACAATTTACTTAAATTCTTAGAGAAGAAGGAAACTGAATATATGCGCCTCCAAAGGCACAAAATGGGTGTCGATGATTTCGATTTACTAACAATTATTGGCAAAGGTGCTTTTGGGGAG GTTCGTGTTTGTAGAGAGAAGACTACAGGTCAGGTGTATGCGATGAAAAAGCTTAAAAAATCAGAGATGCTCCGAAGGGGCCAG GTGGAGCATGTGAGAGCTGAAAGAAATCTGCTTGCTGAAGTAGACAGCAATTGCATTGTGAAACTCTATTGTTCTTTTCAAGATGATGAGTTTCTATATCTTATTATGGAGTACCTACCTGGTGGAGATATGATGACTTTATTGATGAGAAAGGATACTTTGACTGAAGATGAAGCAAGGTTTTACGTTGGAGAGATAGTTTTGGCTATTGAATCTATTCATAAGCACAATTACATTCATAG AGATATTAAGCCCGACAACTTGCTGCTTGATAAATTTGGGCACTTGAGACTCTCAGACTTTGGACTATGCAAACCATTAGATTGCAGTACACTCCAAGAACAAGATTTTGATGTAGGGAGTGTCCATAATGGAGCTGGACAAAGTGATGAGCGCAATGCAACTCCCCGTACCCAACAAGAGCAACTACAACATTGGCAGAAGAATCGAAGAATGCTT GCTTATTCAACAGTTGGAACACCAGATTATATTGCTCCAGAGGTTTTGTTGAAGAAAGGTTATGGCATGGAATGTGACTG GTGGTCACTTGGAGCTATTATGTATGAAATGCTTGTTGGCTACCCACCTTTTTACTCTGATGATCCAATGTCGACATGTCGGAAG ATAGTGAACTGGAGAACTCATTTGAAGTTCCCTGACGAGGCAAAGCTATCTCCCTTGGCAAAAGATCTCATCAGCAGACTGCTATGCAATGTTAACCAGAGGCTCGGTACAAATGGCGCAGATGAAATTAAG GTTCATCCGTGGTTTGAAGGTACTGAATGGGATAGACTATACCAAATGGAAGCTGCATTTGTTCCTGAGGTTAAAGATGAGCTAGAcactcaaaattttgaaaagtttgaaGAG TCTGACGCGCAAAGCAGTTCTTCATCTAAAACTGGTCCATGGAGAAAG CGTTCATCCTTGTTAAACAGCCTTCGGAGAAGAGAATCTATTGCCTCAACTGAGATATGTACAATCTTTTATTGA